A single Ctenopharyngodon idella isolate HZGC_01 chromosome 22, HZGC01, whole genome shotgun sequence DNA region contains:
- the olfml3a gene encoding olfactomedin-like protein 3B, producing MKASIFFILLTVLAHSRGQYHYQGLMNYLENRMLAMEERIALWHEQNNRYSSDLKEFRQQAADLLEKLAKEHNKLHSDMEGAGARVDRVEREMDYIETKNPPKPCVKAADKMVEQDVVVKERKKEEFFELSVCVNIVSTLKAMKILKRLGSPKGVWTKDARSAKVYVFNGTSDNTLYEFNSVRELSASSGVSKGRQITVPSAWNGTGHAVYDGFLYYISESSELQVIKYDLKNGSVADSAVLPMEDRSPVYQLNPETLVDLVVDEDGLWALYPAGDTINLAKMDSNSLDIELMWDTACPRNNAEAAFIVCGTVYVVYNTKPPSRSRVQCVFDVNDMVSSGEAPLIYFPRRYGAHSSLKYNPEERQLYAWDDGYQILYKLALKKKLWAIMPPPEE from the exons ATGAAAGCCTCCATATTTTTCATTCTCTTGACCGTTTTGGCTCATTCCAGAGGCCAGTACCACTACCAGGGCCTGATGAACTACCTGGAAAACAGGATGCTCGCTATGGAG GAACGCATTGCCTTGTGGCATGAACAGAACAACCGCTACAGCTCCGACCTGAAGGAATTCAGGCAGCAGGCCGCAGACCTGTTGGAGAAGTTGGCCAAGGAGCACAATAAACTGCATTCGGACATGGAGGGCGCAGGAGCACGGGTAGACCGTGTGGAGCGTGAGATGGACTATATTGAAACCAAGAATCCCCCTAAGCCTTGTGTGAAAGCAGCAGACAAAATGGTGGAACAGGACGTGGTTGTCAAAGAGAGGAAGAAGGAAGAGTTCTTTGAGCTGTCTG TGTGTGTGAATATTGTATCCACTCTAAAAGCAATGAAGATCCTTAAGAGGTTGGGGAGCCCGAAAGGTGTCTGGACCAAAGATGCCAGGTCAGCAAAAGTCTACGTCTTCAACGGCACATCCGACAACACGCTGTATGAATTCAACTCAGTGCGAGAGCTCTCGGCATCATCAGGCGTATCTAAAGGCAGGCAGATCACCGTTCCCTCCGCTTGGAACGGGACCGGTCATGCAGTCTATGATGGCTTTCTCTATTACATCAGTGAAAGTTCAGAGCTCCAAGTTATTAAATATGACCTCAAAAACGGTTCGGTTGCagacagtgcagtgcttcccaTGGAGGACCGCAGCCCAGTGTACCAACTCAATCCAGAGACACTGGTGGACTTGGTGGTGGATGAGGATGGGCTATGGGCGCTATATCCGGCTGGAGACACTATTAATCTTGCTAAGATGGACTCTAACTCTCTGGATATAGAACTAATGTGGGACACGGCGTGTCCAAGAAACAACGCTGAAGCTGCTTTTATTGTCTGTGGCACAGTCTATGTGGTTTACAACACCAAGCCGCCGAGCCGCTCGCGTGTGCAGTGTGTGTTCGATGTGAATGACATGGTGAGCAGTGGCGAGGCCCCTCTGATTTATTTCCCAAGGCGCTACGGGGCTCATTCCAGCCTCAAATACAATCCTGAGGAGCGGCAACTCTATGCATGGGATGATGGGTACCAGATTCTGTATAAACTAGCACTGAAGAAGAAGCTATGGGCAATAATGCCACCACCTGAGGAATAG